A stretch of the Hydrogenimonas thermophila genome encodes the following:
- a CDS encoding TIGR01777 family oxidoreductase: MKVVISGASGFVGSHLTKEFEKREWNITPLIRSDFKLSDSEFSKKFIGADVVIHLAGATINRRWSESYKKELYSSRIDTAKKIVNAMAIMEKKPKLFISTSAVGIYAGDGQYNEESAVYANNFLGSLAQDWEKAALEAKSLGVRTVIFRFGIVMGHGGGVLQQMVPMFKLGLGGTIGNGKQPFSWVHIDDQMRAYFYIIEHEDLEGIFNLMAPTPTTNYGLTKALGKALHRPTFFIIPKFLLKLRFGSEAAEVFAGGQYVTPLRLPKAGFEFKFRTIEDALNDLFDKD, from the coding sequence ATATAACTCCTTTGATACGTTCTGATTTTAAGTTATCAGATAGTGAGTTTAGCAAAAAATTTATTGGAGCAGATGTAGTTATACATTTAGCCGGTGCGACAATTAATAGACGATGGAGTGAATCTTATAAAAAAGAGCTATATTCAAGTCGTATTGATACAGCAAAAAAAATAGTAAATGCTATGGCAATAATGGAGAAAAAGCCAAAACTTTTTATCTCTACATCTGCAGTAGGCATATATGCTGGTGATGGACAATATAATGAAGAGAGTGCTGTCTATGCCAATAATTTTTTAGGTAGTCTTGCACAAGATTGGGAAAAAGCTGCTTTGGAGGCAAAAAGTTTAGGAGTAAGAACCGTAATATTTCGTTTTGGTATTGTAATGGGGCATGGAGGTGGCGTATTGCAACAAATGGTGCCAATGTTTAAGCTGGGACTAGGAGGAACTATTGGAAATGGTAAACAACCATTTTCATGGGTACATATAGACGATCAGATGAGAGCATATTTTTATATCATAGAACATGAAGATTTAGAAGGAATATTTAACCTTATGGCACCTACACCAACTACAAACTATGGCTTAACCAAAGCATTGGGAAAAGCTCTGCACAGACCTACTTTTTTTATAATACCAAAGTTTCTTTTGAAGCTGAGATTTGGCAGTGAGGCTGCAGAAGTATTTGCAGGTGGGCAATATGTAACGCCTTTAAGACTTCCAAAAGCTGGTTTTGAGTTTAAGTTTAGAACTATAGAAGATGCATTAAATGATCTTTTTGATAAAGATTAA